In Bacteriovorax stolpii, a single genomic region encodes these proteins:
- a CDS encoding 3-hydroxyacyl-ACP dehydratase FabZ family protein, translated as MSINIHKRLHHRAPYLMVDKVLEHSSEHIVAAKTPALEDFYIQGHFPGAHVVPGAIMQEMTTQTAGLLIAEHHSPVADYDSEATKGYALGVLRSVHNSKFKKFARPGEKLEIHVRLIEKNEQLFRFKGSITVGEDKIMSNEFTLINISDTHILDSLL; from the coding sequence ATGAGTATTAACATTCATAAGCGTCTTCACCACCGCGCTCCCTACCTGATGGTGGATAAAGTTCTTGAGCATTCAAGTGAACATATTGTCGCTGCAAAAACTCCTGCACTTGAAGACTTCTACATTCAGGGGCACTTTCCCGGCGCTCACGTTGTACCGGGTGCGATAATGCAAGAGATGACAACGCAAACAGCGGGTCTTTTAATTGCTGAACACCACTCACCTGTGGCCGACTATGATTCAGAGGCGACCAAAGGTTATGCTTTGGGAGTCTTGAGATCTGTTCACAATTCAAAATTTAAGAAGTTTGCTCGCCCAGGAGAAAAGCTTGAAATTCATGTGCGACTGATTGAAAAAAATGAGCAGCTCTTTCGCTTCAAAGGGAGCATTACTGTGGGCGAAGATAAAATCATGAGCAATGAGTTCACGCTGATCAATATTAGCGACACTCACATTTTAGATAGTCTCCTGTAG
- a CDS encoding DUF3253 domain-containing protein, translated as MDKDSIRKKIIALTSARYPKTICPSEVLPSEDKKNKEKMELVREVARELADKSLIEIMQKEKVIDYTNIKGPIRLKKKEST; from the coding sequence ATGGACAAAGACAGTATTAGAAAAAAGATCATTGCTCTCACAAGCGCGCGCTATCCTAAGACGATTTGTCCTAGTGAAGTACTTCCCAGCGAAGACAAAAAGAATAAAGAAAAAATGGAGCTCGTGCGCGAAGTGGCCAGAGAGCTCGCAGATAAAAGTCTCATCGAGATCATGCAAAAAGAAAAAGTCATCGACTACACCAATATTAAAGGGCCGATTCGGCTAAAGAAAAAGGAATCCACATGA
- a CDS encoding OsmC family protein, translating into MTKYPLVFNATTNATSGLNTPWESNAFNQLPLTVAIPKEFEGEGGGYSPEDLYLLALTNCFVATFKFAAHKSALTFSDLKVETKLIVDLDESGRPIMKEFYLDSYLSGASHAERAQRLLTKIEGSCLILNSVKTKVIFHHHLC; encoded by the coding sequence ATGACAAAATACCCTCTCGTTTTTAACGCAACTACCAACGCCACTTCAGGGCTTAATACGCCTTGGGAGTCAAACGCTTTTAATCAACTACCTCTAACGGTGGCCATCCCGAAGGAGTTTGAAGGCGAGGGCGGAGGATACTCCCCGGAAGATCTTTATCTTCTGGCGCTCACGAACTGCTTTGTGGCGACTTTTAAATTTGCCGCTCACAAGTCGGCACTGACATTTAGTGACCTCAAGGTGGAGACGAAGCTTATTGTGGACCTGGATGAGAGTGGACGCCCTATAATGAAGGAATTTTACCTGGATTCCTACCTCTCTGGGGCCAGTCACGCCGAGAGAGCGCAGCGCCTTCTCACTAAAATTGAGGGAAGTTGTTTAATCCTAAATTCCGTAAAAACTAAAGTGATTTTTCACCACCATTTGTGCTAA